A window from Variovorax sp. PBL-E5 encodes these proteins:
- a CDS encoding aldo/keto reductase yields the protein MRSLELSTGGTMPVLGLGTWRMGETPGRRAAEVAAVRAAIAMGYRLIDTAEMYGEGGAEEVVGQALTEALRAGDVKREELFIVSKVYPHNASRKGTSAACARSLARLGLDRIDLYLLHWRGEHPLAHTCEAMRALVAAGRIGHWGVSNFDTDDMEGLAAVCGATPDCAVNQVYYSVAERGPEFSLLPWQRARRMPLMAYSPIDQGALATDKGMAAMAEGFGVTAAQLALAWAVAQPGVVAIPKAVHEAHLRENLAAAELTLGSEALAAIDRLHPPPRGKRPLAMI from the coding sequence ATGCGATCTCTCGAACTGTCCACGGGCGGCACGATGCCGGTGCTCGGCCTCGGCACCTGGCGGATGGGCGAAACGCCGGGCCGGCGCGCGGCCGAAGTGGCCGCGGTGCGCGCCGCGATCGCGATGGGTTATCGCCTCATCGACACCGCCGAGATGTACGGTGAGGGCGGTGCCGAGGAGGTGGTGGGCCAGGCGCTGACCGAGGCCTTGCGCGCCGGCGACGTGAAGCGCGAGGAGCTCTTCATCGTCAGCAAGGTCTATCCGCACAACGCCAGCCGCAAGGGCACGTCCGCGGCCTGTGCGCGCAGCCTGGCGCGGCTGGGGCTGGACCGCATCGATCTCTATCTGCTGCACTGGCGCGGCGAGCATCCGCTGGCGCACACCTGCGAAGCGATGCGCGCGCTGGTGGCCGCGGGGCGCATCGGGCACTGGGGCGTCAGCAACTTCGACACCGACGACATGGAAGGGCTCGCGGCCGTGTGCGGCGCGACGCCGGATTGCGCCGTGAACCAGGTCTACTACTCGGTGGCCGAACGCGGGCCCGAATTCAGCCTGTTGCCCTGGCAGCGTGCGCGAAGGATGCCGCTGATGGCGTACAGCCCGATCGACCAGGGCGCATTGGCCACCGACAAGGGCATGGCTGCGATGGCCGAAGGATTCGGCGTCACCGCCGCGCAGCTCGCGCTCGCCTGGGCCGTGGCGCAGCCGGGTGTCGTCGCGATTCCGAAGGCGGTGCACGAAGCCCATCTGCGCGAGAACCTCGCCGCGGCCGAACTGACGCTCGGCTCCGAGGCGCTCGCGGCCATCGATCGCCTGCATCCACCGCCGCGCGGCAAGAGGCCGCTGGCGATGATCTGA
- a CDS encoding NCS1 family nucleobase:cation symporter-1 codes for MQGNSPHGIPGADPRLINEDLAPVTGAKKTWTSYSVFAMWMSDVHSVGGYTFAASLFLLGLSGWQVFAALVIGIGIVNVLMNWIGRPSQQHGIPFPVMARVSLGVMGANFAATIRGVVGIVWYGVQTYFASKAVATLVLVFFPAAASLQATSILRLDLLGWGCFLFMWIFQLLIFQRGMEAIRKFIDFCGPAVYVVMFLLMGWILWKAGWDALDLTLGDKVLTGSESFIAMGSAILLVVAYFAALLLNFGDFSRFAKTERDMKVGNFLGLPLNFILFAIIVVVVTAGSAKVFGHMIMDPVEIVGKIDNKLAVVLGSVTFVIATMGINIVANFVSPAYDIANLFPRHVDFKKGGLIASILAVIVCPWIFVDSPKAITVFVSIFGAVLAPMFGVMVADFYLLKKQVVDVQQLYTMAPGGRYHYDGGWNKVGLVALGLAGVISVGWEFSTQLFKVLPENNFGWVIGAVAGALIYMLMMRGAKRT; via the coding sequence ATGCAAGGCAACAGCCCCCATGGCATTCCCGGCGCCGATCCGCGCCTCATCAACGAGGATCTCGCGCCCGTCACCGGTGCGAAGAAAACCTGGACTTCGTACAGCGTGTTCGCCATGTGGATGTCCGACGTGCACAGCGTCGGCGGCTACACCTTCGCGGCCAGCCTGTTCCTGCTCGGGCTGTCGGGCTGGCAGGTGTTCGCGGCGCTGGTGATCGGCATCGGCATCGTGAACGTGCTGATGAACTGGATCGGCCGGCCGAGCCAGCAGCATGGCATCCCGTTCCCGGTGATGGCGCGCGTGAGCCTGGGCGTGATGGGCGCCAACTTCGCGGCCACGATCCGCGGCGTGGTCGGCATCGTCTGGTATGGCGTGCAGACCTACTTCGCATCGAAGGCGGTGGCCACGCTGGTGCTGGTGTTCTTTCCGGCGGCGGCCTCGCTGCAGGCCACCAGCATCCTGCGGCTGGACCTGCTGGGCTGGGGCTGCTTCCTGTTCATGTGGATCTTCCAGCTCCTGATCTTCCAGCGCGGCATGGAAGCGATCCGCAAGTTCATCGACTTCTGCGGCCCGGCGGTCTATGTGGTGATGTTCCTTCTGATGGGCTGGATCCTCTGGAAGGCGGGCTGGGACGCGCTCGACCTCACGCTCGGCGACAAGGTGCTGACGGGCTCGGAATCCTTCATCGCGATGGGCAGCGCGATTCTGCTGGTGGTGGCCTACTTCGCGGCGCTGTTGCTGAACTTCGGCGACTTCTCCCGCTTCGCGAAGACCGAGCGCGACATGAAGGTCGGCAACTTTCTGGGCCTGCCGCTCAACTTCATCCTGTTCGCGATCATCGTGGTGGTCGTCACCGCCGGCAGCGCCAAGGTGTTCGGCCACATGATCATGGACCCGGTCGAGATCGTCGGCAAGATCGACAACAAGCTGGCCGTGGTGCTGGGCAGCGTGACCTTCGTGATCGCGACCATGGGCATCAACATCGTGGCCAACTTCGTCTCGCCGGCCTACGACATCGCCAACCTGTTCCCGCGCCATGTGGACTTCAAGAAGGGCGGACTCATCGCCTCCATCCTCGCGGTGATCGTGTGCCCGTGGATCTTCGTCGACAGCCCGAAGGCGATCACCGTGTTCGTGAGCATCTTCGGCGCCGTGCTGGCACCGATGTTCGGCGTCATGGTGGCCGACTTCTACCTGCTCAAGAAGCAGGTGGTCGACGTGCAGCAGCTCTACACGATGGCGCCCGGCGGCCGCTACCACTACGACGGCGGCTGGAACAAGGTCGGCCTGGTCGCGCTCGGCCTGGCCGGTGTGATCTCGGTCGGCTGGGAGTTCTCCACGCAGCTCTTCAAGGTACTGCCCGAGAACAACTTCGGCTGGGTCATCGGCGCCGTGGCCGGTGCACTGATCTACATGCTGATGATGCGCGGCGCCAAGCGCACCTGA
- a CDS encoding nucleobase:cation symporter-2 family protein, translating into MTASSVTVSSSVHPVDQRLPAGKLAALGLQHVLVMYAGAVAVPLIVGRALNLSPHEVALLISADLFCCGIATLIQALGATQWFGIRLPVMMGVTFASVAPMVAIANANPGQAGAQLLFGAIIGAGVVSILIAPLVSRMLRFFPPVVTGTIIAVIGISLMRVGINWIFGNPVGPTAPALVDPVYAKWLADVTSPGSAVPPIPKGLSIVPSVPNPKYADMGGLGIAALVLVSILLIVKYAKGFVANISVLLGIVIGAVVASVFGFMTFEKVARADWVDIVLPFHFGMPQFDPVLILTMTLIMIVVMIESTGMFLALGEMTDRRIDQKDLARGLRTDGLGTLIGGIFNTFPYTSFSQNVGLVAVTGIKSRYVCVAGGAILIVLGLLPKMAALIESLPTVVLGGAGLVMFGMVAATGIRILSGVDFKGNRHNAMIVAVSLGVGMIPLIAPNFKQWMPHAIHSLVESGILLASVAAVVLNLFLNGAKHDEAAIITAAKQAEAH; encoded by the coding sequence ATGACCGCTTCTTCCGTGACCGTCTCTTCGTCCGTTCATCCGGTCGACCAGCGACTGCCGGCCGGCAAGCTCGCCGCGCTCGGTCTGCAGCACGTGCTCGTGATGTACGCCGGCGCCGTGGCCGTGCCGCTGATCGTCGGCCGTGCGCTCAACCTCAGCCCGCACGAGGTCGCGCTGCTGATCTCGGCCGACCTGTTCTGCTGCGGCATCGCAACGCTGATCCAGGCGCTCGGCGCCACGCAGTGGTTCGGCATCCGGCTGCCGGTGATGATGGGCGTGACCTTCGCCTCGGTCGCGCCGATGGTCGCGATCGCCAACGCCAATCCGGGCCAGGCCGGCGCGCAGCTGCTGTTCGGCGCGATCATCGGCGCCGGCGTGGTGTCGATCCTGATCGCGCCGCTGGTCTCGCGCATGCTGCGCTTCTTTCCGCCGGTGGTGACCGGCACCATCATCGCGGTCATCGGCATCAGCCTGATGCGCGTGGGCATCAACTGGATCTTCGGCAACCCGGTGGGCCCGACCGCGCCGGCGCTGGTGGACCCGGTCTATGCCAAGTGGCTGGCCGACGTCACCTCGCCCGGCTCCGCGGTGCCGCCGATCCCCAAGGGCCTGTCGATCGTGCCTTCGGTGCCCAACCCCAAGTACGCCGACATGGGCGGCCTCGGCATCGCGGCGCTGGTGCTGGTGTCGATCCTGCTCATCGTCAAGTACGCCAAGGGTTTCGTGGCCAACATCTCGGTGCTGCTGGGCATCGTGATCGGCGCCGTCGTGGCCTCGGTCTTCGGCTTCATGACCTTCGAGAAGGTGGCCCGCGCGGACTGGGTCGACATCGTGCTGCCCTTCCATTTCGGCATGCCGCAGTTCGATCCGGTCCTGATCCTGACGATGACGCTGATCATGATCGTGGTGATGATCGAATCGACCGGGATGTTCCTCGCGCTCGGCGAGATGACCGACCGCCGAATCGACCAGAAGGACCTCGCGCGCGGCCTGCGCACCGACGGCCTGGGCACGCTGATCGGCGGCATCTTCAACACCTTCCCCTACACCAGCTTCTCGCAGAACGTCGGGCTGGTGGCGGTGACCGGCATCAAGAGCCGCTACGTCTGCGTGGCCGGCGGCGCGATCCTGATCGTGCTCGGCCTTCTGCCCAAGATGGCGGCGCTGATCGAGTCGCTGCCCACCGTGGTGCTGGGCGGTGCCGGCCTGGTGATGTTCGGCATGGTCGCGGCCACCGGCATCCGCATCCTCTCGGGCGTGGACTTCAAGGGCAACCGCCACAACGCGATGATCGTCGCGGTGTCCCTCGGCGTCGGCATGATTCCGCTGATCGCACCCAACTTCAAGCAATGGATGCCGCACGCGATCCACTCGCTGGTGGAGTCCGGAATCTTGCTTGCGTCCGTCGCCGCCGTAGTGCTCAATCTGTTCCTGAACGGCGCGAAGCACGACGAGGCTGCCATCATCACGGCCGCCAAGCAGGCCGAAGCGCATTAA